In the Sus scrofa isolate TJ Tabasco breed Duroc chromosome 7, Sscrofa11.1, whole genome shotgun sequence genome, one interval contains:
- the TUBB gene encoding tubulin beta chain, whose amino-acid sequence MREIVHIQAGQCGNQIGAKFWEVISDEHGIDPTGTYHGDSDLQLDRISVYYNEATGGKYVPRAILVDLEPGTMDSVRSGPFGQIFRPDNFVFGQSGAGNNWAKGHYTEGAELVDSVLDVVRKEAESCDCLQGFQLTHSLGGGTGSGMGTLLISKIREEYPDRIMNTFSVVPSPKVSDTVVEPYNATLSVHQLVENTDETYCIDNEALYDICFRTLKLTTPTYGDLNHLVSATMSGVTTCLRFPGQLNADLRKLAVNMVPFPRLHFFMPGFAPLTSRGSQQYRALTVPELTQQVFDAKNMMAACDPRHGRYLTVAAVFRGRMSMKEVDEQMLNVQNKNSSYFVEWIPNNVKTAVCDIPPRGLKMAVTFIGNSTAIQELFKRISEQFTAMFRRKAFLHWYTGEGMDEMEFTEAESNMNDLVSEYQQYQDATAEEEEDFGEEAEEEA is encoded by the exons ATGAGGGAAATCGTGCATATCCAGGCCGGTCAGTGTGGCAACCAGATCGGTGCCaag TTCTGGGAGGTGATCAGTGATGAACATGGCATCGACCCCACCGGCACCTATCATGGGGACAGCGACCTGCAGCTGGACCGCATCTCCGTGTACTACAATGAAGCCACAG GTGGCAAATATGTTCCTCGTGCTATCTTGGTGGATCTAGAACCTGGGACTATGGACTCTGTTCGCTCAGGTCCTTTCGGTCAGATCTTCAGACCAGACAACTTTGTTTTTG GTCAGTCTGGGGCAGGCAACAACTGGGCCAAGGGCCACTATACAGAAGGGGCTGAGCTGGTTGACTCAGTCCTGGATGTGGTTCGGAAGGAGGCTGAGAGCTGTGACTGCCTTCAGGGCTTCCAGCTGACCCACTCGCTGGGCGGTGGCACAGGCTCTGGAATGGGCACTTTGCTCATCAGCAAGATCCGTGAAGAATATCCCGACCGCATCATGAATACCTTCAGTGTCGTGCCCTCACCCAAAGTGTCTGACACCGTGGTTGAGCCCTACAACGCCACCCTCTCTGTCCATCAGTTGGTGGAGAACACTGATGAGACCTACTGCATCGACAATGAGGCCCTTTACGACATCTGCTTCCGCACTCTCAAGCTGACCACGCCAACCTATGGGGACCTGAACCACCTTGTCTCTGCCACCATGAGTGGTGTCACCACCTGCCTCCGCTTCCCTGGCCAGCTCAATGCTGACCTCCGCAAGCTGGCAGTCAATATGGTGCCCTTCCCACGTCTCCACTTCTTCATGCCCGGCTTTGCCCCTCTGACCAGCCGTGGAAGCCAGCAGTACCGGGCCCTCACTGTGCCTGAGCTCACCCAGCAGGTCTTCGATGCCAAGAACATGATGGCTGCCTGTGACCCCCGCCATGGCCGGTACCTCACTGTGGCTGCTGTCTTCCGTGGGCGCATGTCCATGAAGGAGGTGGATGAGCAGATGCTCAACGTGCAGAACAAGAATAGCAGCTACTTCGTAGAATGGATCCCCAACAATGTCAAGACGGCTGTCTGCGATATCCCTCCCCGTGGCCTCAAGATGGCGGTCACCTTCATCGGCAACAGCACGGCCATCCAGGAGCTATTCAAGCGCATCTCAGAGCAGTTCACTGCCATGTTCCGCCGAAAGGCCTTCCTCCACTGGTACACAGGTGAGGGCATGGACGAGATGGAGTTCACTGAGGCTGAGAGCAACATGAATGACCTCGTCTCTGAGTACCAGCAGTACCAGGATGCCACcgcagaagaggaggaggatttCGGTGAGGAGGCCGAAGAGGAGGCCTAA